The DNA region GAAGAGACTGTCATGACGAATCAAGTTACAAATACCGGAGAATTGGATGCCCTGATCCAGCGAGTTCACATTGCTCAGGAAAAATACGCCACGTTTACTCAGGAACAGGTCGATCGCATTTTCAAGAAAGCAGCACTGGCGGCTAACGCGGCTCGCATTCCGCTAGCAAAACTGGCAGTTGCGGAAACAGGAATGGGGATCGCAGAAGATAAGGTGATCAAAAATCACTTTGCATCGGAGATTATTTACAACAAGTACAAACACGAAAAAACCTGCGGGGTGATTGAAGCCGATAAATCCTTCGGCATTCAGCGCATTGCTGAACCTGTGGGGATTCTGGCGGGAATCGTACCGACCACAAATCCGACTGCGACCACCATCTTTAAAGCGTTGATTGCCTTAAAGACACGCAATGGCATTATCTTTTCTCCCCATCCCCGTGCTAAGGAATGCACTGTTGCCGCCGCCAAAGTGATCTTAGAAGCCGCGATCGCAGCGGGCGCACCAGAAGACATTATTGGCTGGATTGATGAGCCGACGGTCGCCCTGTCCCAGGCATTGATGCAAAACAACAACATCAAGCTGATCCTGGCAACGGGTGGCCCCGGTATGGTAAGAGCGGCTTATTCATCCGGTCGTCCGTCGCTGGGTGTGGGTGCCGGAAACACACCTGCCATCATTGACTCCAGTGCTCACATTAAGATGGCGGTTTCTTCCATCATCATCAGTAAAACCTTTGATAATGGCATGATCTGTGCCAGCGAACAGTCAGTGATTGTACTGGATGATGTGTATGAGCAGGTCAGAGAAGAGTTTCGCGATCGCGGAGCCTATTTTCTGACTCCAGAGGAGCGAGATCGGCTGAGTCGGGTCTTGATCGTAGACGGTCACTTAAACGCCGATGTGGTAGGTCAACCCGTAGAGCGCATTGCTGCCATGATTGACCTCACCCTACCCCTCCAAACCCGATTGCTGATTGCCGAAGTATCTGAGATTGGCAGTGAAGAGCCGTTCTCCTACGAAAAACTTTGTCCGGTGCTGGCGATGTACCGTGCCAGTGATTTTGCAGATGCGGTGGATAAAGCCAGTCGCCTGGTACTGTTTGGGGGACGAGGACACACGGCGGCGCTCTACACGGATCCCGCCGATCGGGTGCATATTCACCAGTTTGAAGATCGGGTACAGACGGCGCGGGTATTGATCAACACACCTTCCTCTCAGGGAGCGATCGGGGATCTGTATAACTTCCGCCTGGATCCATCCTTGACGTTGGGTTGTGGCACCTGGGGCGGCAACTCGGTGTCTGAAAACGTGGAACCACGCCACTTGCTCAACATCAAAACAGTGGCTGAGCGGCGGGAAAATATGCTGTGGTTCCGGGTGCCGCCCAAAATTTACTTCAAGTATGGCGCACTGCCAGTCGCTCTGCGGGAGTTGGCCGACAAAAAACGGGCCTTCATTGTCACCGACAAACCAATTTACGAATTGGGAATGACACGGGCGATCGAAGAAGTGCTGGACGAAATCGGTGTGAAGTACGACACCTTTTATGATGTGGAACCCGATCCTTCGTTGGATACAGTGAATCGTGGTTTGGAACTAATTCGCACCTTCAACCCGGATGTCATCATTGCCTTTGGGGGTGGTTCCCCCATGGATGCGGCCAAGATTATCTGGTTGATGTATGAGCATCCTGAAATTGAATTTGAAGGCTTGGCAATGCGGTTTATGGACATCCGCAAGCGGGTTTATGAACTGCCACCTTTGGGCCAAAAGGCGACGATGGTTGCTATTCCCACCACCTCCGGCACGGGTTCAGAAGTGACTCCCTTTGCTGTGGTCACCGATCGCCGCCACAACATCAAATATCCCCTGGCGGACTATGCCCTCACCCCCAACATGGCGATCATCGATCCGGAACTGGTGTTGACCATGCCTAAGTCCCTGACGGCTTACGGGGGTGTGGATGCGCTGGTACACGCGATCGAAGCCTATGTCTCTGTCCTGGCCTCGGAATATACCAACGGTCTGGCACTGGAGGCTATCCGACTGCTGTTCAAATATCTACCCAGTGCGTACCACAACGGTAGACAAGATCTGAAAGCACGGGAGAAAGTTCACTATGCCGCGACAATGGCAGGAATGGCTTTTGCCAATGCCTTTCTCGGGATTTGTCACTCCATGGCGCACCAATTGGGGGCTACCTTCCACATTCCGCATGGACTCGCCAATGCCTTGATGATCTCCCATGTGATTCGCTACAACGCCACCGATGCGCCCTTTAAGCAAGCCATCTTTCCCCAATACAAGTATCCCAATGCTAAGTGGCGCTATGCCCGGATTGCTGATTACCTGGGTCTGGGGGGAGCCACGGAAGCCGAAAAAGTCGATCGTCTGATTGCCGCTGTCGAAGCTCTCAAACGCGACCTGGATATTCCAGGCAGTATCCGGGAATACATGAACGACGACACCCTGTTTTATGCCCAGGTCGATCACATGGCGGATCAGGCATTCGACGACCAGTGTACGGGTGCAAATCCGCGCTATCCCCTGATCAGCGACCTGCGGCAACTCCTGATGGAAGCCTATCATGGGAAACCCCTACCCCCTGTCAACGAGTTGCCCAGTCAGGAAACGGATACTCCGATCGCAGAGTCGCTGCAGAGAGCACTGGATGATCTAACCGTATCCCTGTAGCGATCGGCTATCTCCTGTGGAGGGGGTGCATATTACTTTTGCCCTCACCCTAAATCCCTCTCCCAAATTGGGCTACTGTGTACAGACATCTCGGTAAAACCCAAAGTCTAGATCCGGGGGACTTCCCCCCGGTTCCCCGCTGCGGGGGGTTTGGGGGGCTGCCACCCAAGCCAGGAGTTTGGGTCTAACAAGTAGACTTCGGTGCAACCACGTCCTAATGACTTGTGTGTACACGGCAGCCCAAGTTGGGAGAGGGACTTTGAGCTGGCTCGACTTCCCTTCTCCAGCCGCCCTTACGCACGATTCGCCCCTATCAACTCTGGTGAATTAACCAGTCCTCTAATCTTTAGATTTCCTTCTCCCTTCCTACCCTTCACTTACCCCCCTTTTCACTATCATAAAAACAGTTTTTCCTTCTATCCTCTGCCTTCTGCCTTCATTGTTTGTTATGGCAAAAGAAAACTTATTCCTCTGTATGGGATCAGCGTGTCATCAGTTGGGTGTATATGAAGTACTGCCCAAACTGCAGATGTTGATTCAAACTCACAAGCTGGAAGACATTCTGGAACTCAAAGGCTCGTTCTGTTTGGAAACTTGTAGTCATGGCATTGTCATGAAGTTTAAAGGTCAGCATTTCTTGAATATCAGTTCTCAGAACATCGAAGAAAAGTTTACGCAGGAAATTCTTCCAGTCATTAAGGCAAAACTCAGCCATGTCTGACAGTGGTGTCACTCACAATAGCCTCTGGAAGCGGTTGTGGGAATATGATCCCAACGGCTTACTTGTTGTTGATCCTGATCTGTATATCCGGGTTGTCAATCCCGCGTTTTGTCGTATGTTTAACGTCGCAATGCCGGATGATGTGTTGGGTCATCCCGTGCAGACCTTACTGGATGATGTAAACGACTTCAAAAAGGTTTGGCAAGATGACATTGTAATTCAGGGGAAACAGAAAGAGTACCCCCGGTATGGGTTGTATGTGAGCGAAGTCATTTTTTCCATTGAAGAGGAGGGAATTATTGCCTGCATCATGGTGGATAGGAGTCATGAGTTAGAACGCAAGCGGGAACTGGAAAAACTGAAGCATGAAACCGTGAAGCAAGTCAATGAAGTGGTAGACAATCAGATGAAAGTGGTTCAGGAAATTGCTGGACTGTTGGGGGAAACCACTGCCGAAACAAAAGTCAGTTTACTCAAAATTATTGGCATGTTAGAACGGGAGCCATTTATCTAGCGATCGCACAAATTACCTATGCCAGTTGATAGCTTTCTCGATATCCACACCTCCAGCCTGAACAGAAAAGGTGAAGAATTGTGTGGCGATAAAGTGAAGTATTTGAAAACAGAAAATAAGACTATTATTGTCCTATCGGATGGGCTGGGAAGTGGGGTGAAGGCTAACATCCTGGCAACCCTGACCACCGAAATTTTATTGAAAATGTTAACGGCGGATATTCCCCTTGTAGAGGTGCTAAAGACTGTTATTGCAACTCTACCCATCTGCCAGGTACGGAAGATCGCCTATTCTACCTTCACCATTATTGAAATCAATAGTGAAACGAATCGCTTCAAAGTCATTAATTTTGATAACCCCAATTGCTTCTATTTTCGTCAGGGTAAAGCCGTGAATCTGGAAAGTCATACCGAAGAAATTCTCAACCGCAAGATTCACATTGCAAAAGGACAGCTATCCCGGGGAGATTTCTTAGCGGCAGCCAGCGATGGGATTCTCTATGCAGGCATGGGAATCACTCTTAACTTCGGTTGGGGTTGGGAGAATATTTCTCAATTTATTGAAGAAGTGTTAGCACAAAAATCAAAAACGGCCAGGGAAATTGTTCAGGATGTAATTCAGACAACCCGATCGCTGTATCAGGGGGAAGTCGGTGATGATGCAACTTTTGTGGGTGTGTATGTCAGAAGTCGAAATCCACTGATGATCTTTACTGGTCCACCGTTGAATGAAGACACAGACGAGGTTCATATCGATCGTCTGCTCAATTTCCAGGGACGCAAAGTGATCTGTGGGGGAACAACGGGCAACATTGTCGCTAATTACCTGGGGGAAACGATCGAGATGGATCTGTCCACTATCCGCAAGGAGCTACCCCCGATTGGTATGCTCAGTGCCATTGATCTGGTGACGGAGGGAATCTTAACCATTTCTAAAGCAACGGAATATATCAAGAATTGCGAGGGTGATCTGAGCCGTCTCAAATTTGATAATAATGGGGCATACTTGCTGGCACGGGAGATCCTGCAGGCTGATTCAATTCATTTTCTGGTGGGTCAAAGTATCAATGAGTTTTACCAAAATCCCTTACTGCCTAAAAACATTTCAATCCGCCGTAGTTTAATTGAAGATCTGGTAAAATTTCTGCGGGACAAACAGAAAGAAGTAACGATCGAATATTGTTAAGCAAATCTAAAATGAACTATCTGGTCATTGGCTATGGCAACTCCTTAAGAGGGGATGATGGGGCAGGTCAACGAGTTGCCGAACAGGTTGAGGACTGGCATCTGGACAATGTTCGATCGCTCGCCCTGCACCAACTGACTCCAGAAGTGGCCGCTGACATTGCCGAGGCCGGAACGGTAATTTTTGTGGATGCCACTTTACCTACGGAGGAGCCGATCACCCAGGTTCAGTTGGTGCCGATTCAGGCGCAGGACACTCCAACCCACTGGGCCCATTTTCAAGATCCGCGATCGCTCCTGACTCTCACTCAACGGGTCTATGGTACTGTTCCTCCCAGTTGGTGGATCTTAATTCCTGCAATAGATTTTGAATTTGGTGAGCAGTTTTCTGCTATCACCCAACAGGGAATTAGAGATGCATTAATACAGATTAAAGATTTGCTTAACGATTGATTAAATTACTTGCGACTCATATAGCAACTTTTGGTCAAGCATCACCAGGAAATCAATTTCCTGGCTCATCGCCAAAGTCATCTAAAGACGACTGGACAAGAGTTTCAGTCCATTTGCATGGACTTGCGCTGTTAGCCCAAAATTTATCTTAGCGGGTTGACAACAGAGACATGAGCCTTTCAGAACTTTTGTCAGTCAATCAGCTTGCGCTGTTAGCCCAAAATTTATTTTAGCGGGTTGACAACAGAGACATGAGCCTTTCAGAACTTTTGTCAGTCAATCAGCCGAAGACTGCAAACTTTCTCATGCCTGGTGCCGCATAGGAATATTAACCAATGACAATCCTAATTTAGCCGATCATTGCATCTAAACCTGGCCCAAGTCCAGAACCGTAGTTTCTTCTAGGGGAAAACTCCAGTTTTCTAGCTAACCTTGGTTTACCTACTTTCTCGTAGTTATTATCAATAATTTCATGAATTCATGATAAACAACTAACTTGTTGTTTTTAAGCTACGTTTTGTCATCAATTGCCAACAAAAACTCTTTGGTTTGTTTCCAGCAGCGAATTCGGCTTGTCCCTGGTCAGTTGATTAGCCCGTTGCTCATAAACAGAGTATTGCTCACGCCTTCTGCCCAATGCCAGATATGGCCTAATGACCAATGACCAACGAAAAAATAGTGTTTCATATTATAAATTCAGTTCCCTATGCTACTAAATTGAAGTATTATTGAAGAGGGAAACAAAGCAAGATGCCGTTATAAAAGACGTAGTAAAGCCAGAAAGCAATTGCATCATTTGTGGAGTTTGAAGTTTCTTCTAAGTAAATAGATTGTGATCAAGGTGTTCAAGTTGTCGTCCGGGAATATAAAGCAAAACTTAAGAGTGAATTTGGGTTGGTACTGGTTTCCAGAGTTTCGTTGATTTTCACAAAGTGCCTCCATTGAATGCAGTTATTAGCTGCAACCCAATTCTTGTTCCTTTCAAAGGTACTGTCCCTGTCACTCGATCCACCCTCGATAGTCGATAGGAGATTAAAAGATGGCCACCCTCAGTAATCTACAGGGCAATTGTTATCAGGATCTCATTAATGCCAAGTACAGCGCATCCCGGTTAGGCTCTGGGCTAGGTTATCCCGCTCAGGGGTTGAGTAGTGTGGGGATACGACACGATGACCAGTTCTACGGCTTAGAAGAATTAGGAATGAAAAATTTGGGGCAGATTTATCGCAATCTGCCCGTTCCTGTGTTAGTGGAACATGCCTTGGTGAGGGGAGAGGGACGGTTGGCAACCAATGGGGCATTATGTGTGGAAACGGGTAAGTACACGGGACGATCGCCCAAGGACAAATTTATTGTCGAGGAAGCTAGCAGTTGGTCGAACATTGATTGGAATAAGTTTAACGTTCCCATTTCCGAAGCCAAGTTTCAGCAGTTATACCAACGAGTGCTGTCTTATATTCAGGGACGTGATCTGTATATTTTCGATGGCTATGTGGGAGCGGATCCACGCTATCAATTTGGAGTTCGTGTGATTAATGAATTCGCATGGCAGAATCTGTTTGTGCATCAGTTATTCTTGCGTCCTACCGCAGCCGAATTGGAAGGCCACAAAGCTGATTTCACCGTGATTTCTGTCCCTGGATTACAAGCCGATCCAGAGGTAGATGGGATTCACAGTGAAGCCTTTGTTGTGTTACATATCGGCAAGCGGTTGGTGCTGGTGGGAGGCACCCACTATGCTGGAGAAATGAAAAAGTCTGTGTTCTCGCTGATGAATTACCTGATGCCCCAACAGGATGTGCTGCCGATGCACGGAGCCGCCAATATTGATCATCATGGCCATACGGCGCTGTTCTTTGGACTGTCAGGAACGGGGAAAACCACGCTCTCGGCGGATCCTGATCGCAGCCTGATTGGCGATGATGAACATGGTTGGTCAGCCGAAGGTATCTTCAACTTTGAGGGTGGCTGTTACGCCAAAACCATTCACCTGTCCCAGGAAAATGAACCGCAAATCTGGTCAGCGATCCGGTTTGGCTCGATCCTGGAAAATGTGGCGATCGCACCTGATAGCCGGGTCCTGGATTATGATGATG from Leptodesmis sichuanensis A121 includes:
- a CDS encoding hydrogenase maturation protease, which encodes MNYLVIGYGNSLRGDDGAGQRVAEQVEDWHLDNVRSLALHQLTPEVAADIAEAGTVIFVDATLPTEEPITQVQLVPIQAQDTPTHWAHFQDPRSLLTLTQRVYGTVPPSWWILIPAIDFEFGEQFSAITQQGIRDALIQIKDLLND
- a CDS encoding (2Fe-2S) ferredoxin domain-containing protein, with the protein product MAKENLFLCMGSACHQLGVYEVLPKLQMLIQTHKLEDILELKGSFCLETCSHGIVMKFKGQHFLNISSQNIEEKFTQEILPVIKAKLSHV
- a CDS encoding SpoIIE family protein phosphatase, with the translated sequence MPVDSFLDIHTSSLNRKGEELCGDKVKYLKTENKTIIVLSDGLGSGVKANILATLTTEILLKMLTADIPLVEVLKTVIATLPICQVRKIAYSTFTIIEINSETNRFKVINFDNPNCFYFRQGKAVNLESHTEEILNRKIHIAKGQLSRGDFLAAASDGILYAGMGITLNFGWGWENISQFIEEVLAQKSKTAREIVQDVIQTTRSLYQGEVGDDATFVGVYVRSRNPLMIFTGPPLNEDTDEVHIDRLLNFQGRKVICGGTTGNIVANYLGETIEMDLSTIRKELPPIGMLSAIDLVTEGILTISKATEYIKNCEGDLSRLKFDNNGAYLLAREILQADSIHFLVGQSINEFYQNPLLPKNISIRRSLIEDLVKFLRDKQKEVTIEYC
- a CDS encoding PAS domain-containing protein, with product MSDSGVTHNSLWKRLWEYDPNGLLVVDPDLYIRVVNPAFCRMFNVAMPDDVLGHPVQTLLDDVNDFKKVWQDDIVIQGKQKEYPRYGLYVSEVIFSIEEEGIIACIMVDRSHELERKRELEKLKHETVKQVNEVVDNQMKVVQEIAGLLGETTAETKVSLLKIIGMLEREPFI
- the pckA gene encoding phosphoenolpyruvate carboxykinase (ATP), which produces MATLSNLQGNCYQDLINAKYSASRLGSGLGYPAQGLSSVGIRHDDQFYGLEELGMKNLGQIYRNLPVPVLVEHALVRGEGRLATNGALCVETGKYTGRSPKDKFIVEEASSWSNIDWNKFNVPISEAKFQQLYQRVLSYIQGRDLYIFDGYVGADPRYQFGVRVINEFAWQNLFVHQLFLRPTAAELEGHKADFTVISVPGLQADPEVDGIHSEAFVVLHIGKRLVLVGGTHYAGEMKKSVFSLMNYLMPQQDVLPMHGAANIDHHGHTALFFGLSGTGKTTLSADPDRSLIGDDEHGWSAEGIFNFEGGCYAKTIHLSQENEPQIWSAIRFGSILENVAIAPDSRVLDYDDGHLTENTRAAYPLTYIPNCSISGVGGHPKTVIFLTADAFGVLPPISRLTREQAMYHFLSGYTSKLAGTERDITAPQVTFSACFGQCFFPLPATVYAEMLGDRLEQHPETQVYLVNTGWSGGAYGIGKRMSIKHTRAMVSAALNGDLDNVKYTPHPVFQILVPERVPGVPTEILNPRNAWEDAEAYDQQAQELARQFVENFKQFGSVRPEILEAGPIVR
- the adhE gene encoding bifunctional acetaldehyde-CoA/alcohol dehydrogenase, with translation MTNQVTNTGELDALIQRVHIAQEKYATFTQEQVDRIFKKAALAANAARIPLAKLAVAETGMGIAEDKVIKNHFASEIIYNKYKHEKTCGVIEADKSFGIQRIAEPVGILAGIVPTTNPTATTIFKALIALKTRNGIIFSPHPRAKECTVAAAKVILEAAIAAGAPEDIIGWIDEPTVALSQALMQNNNIKLILATGGPGMVRAAYSSGRPSLGVGAGNTPAIIDSSAHIKMAVSSIIISKTFDNGMICASEQSVIVLDDVYEQVREEFRDRGAYFLTPEERDRLSRVLIVDGHLNADVVGQPVERIAAMIDLTLPLQTRLLIAEVSEIGSEEPFSYEKLCPVLAMYRASDFADAVDKASRLVLFGGRGHTAALYTDPADRVHIHQFEDRVQTARVLINTPSSQGAIGDLYNFRLDPSLTLGCGTWGGNSVSENVEPRHLLNIKTVAERRENMLWFRVPPKIYFKYGALPVALRELADKKRAFIVTDKPIYELGMTRAIEEVLDEIGVKYDTFYDVEPDPSLDTVNRGLELIRTFNPDVIIAFGGGSPMDAAKIIWLMYEHPEIEFEGLAMRFMDIRKRVYELPPLGQKATMVAIPTTSGTGSEVTPFAVVTDRRHNIKYPLADYALTPNMAIIDPELVLTMPKSLTAYGGVDALVHAIEAYVSVLASEYTNGLALEAIRLLFKYLPSAYHNGRQDLKAREKVHYAATMAGMAFANAFLGICHSMAHQLGATFHIPHGLANALMISHVIRYNATDAPFKQAIFPQYKYPNAKWRYARIADYLGLGGATEAEKVDRLIAAVEALKRDLDIPGSIREYMNDDTLFYAQVDHMADQAFDDQCTGANPRYPLISDLRQLLMEAYHGKPLPPVNELPSQETDTPIAESLQRALDDLTVSL